One Kitasatospora sp. NBC_01266 genomic window carries:
- a CDS encoding sensor histidine kinase — protein MDVNVAAAAACAIAGLGVGLTASIAFRWSEREQGRGSNSGNGRRSSATAVSTPLQESALPPGVDTVLSVLRSCAIVLGDGDEVVKASSAAYSMGLVRGGAVAVEPMLALARATRRDGEIRQAELDVPRPGVARHGEPLSVSVRVAPLGSRLVLVLVEDLTERRRIEAVRRDFVANVSHELKTPVGALSLLSEAVADAADDPEAVQRFAGRMQIEATRLASLVQEIIDLSRVQDDRLLMDPEPVPVDELIAEAMDRCRQQAAAKQIHIAAGGIAGLYLFGDRGQLAAALGNLVENAVNYSPPRTRVAIATRRIASAAAIGEADGELIEISVTDQGIGISEKDRERIFERFYRVDPARSRATGGTGLGLSIVKHVAASHGGTVSVWSVEGQGSTFTVRLPAGQNPAVAAGGDTADSATDQSATPTPLPAPEARS, from the coding sequence ATGGACGTGAATGTGGCCGCCGCCGCTGCCTGCGCCATCGCCGGCCTCGGCGTCGGTCTCACGGCCTCCATCGCCTTCCGCTGGAGCGAGCGCGAGCAGGGTCGGGGCAGCAACAGCGGCAACGGTAGGAGAAGCAGCGCGACAGCGGTGAGCACCCCTCTCCAGGAGTCGGCCCTGCCGCCCGGTGTGGACACGGTGCTCTCGGTGCTGCGGTCCTGCGCGATCGTGCTGGGCGACGGCGACGAGGTGGTCAAGGCCAGCTCCGCCGCCTACTCGATGGGCCTGGTCCGCGGTGGCGCGGTGGCCGTCGAGCCGATGCTCGCGCTGGCCAGAGCGACCCGCAGGGACGGTGAGATCCGCCAGGCCGAGCTGGACGTGCCGCGCCCGGGGGTGGCGCGCCACGGCGAGCCGCTCTCGGTCTCGGTCCGGGTTGCCCCGCTCGGCTCCCGGCTGGTCCTGGTGCTGGTCGAGGACCTCACCGAACGCCGCCGGATCGAGGCGGTCCGGCGCGACTTCGTGGCCAACGTCAGCCATGAGCTCAAGACGCCGGTGGGGGCCCTGTCACTGCTCTCCGAGGCGGTGGCGGACGCGGCCGACGACCCGGAGGCGGTGCAGCGCTTCGCCGGCCGGATGCAGATCGAGGCGACCAGGCTGGCCAGCCTGGTGCAGGAGATCATCGACCTCTCCCGGGTCCAGGACGATCGCCTGCTGATGGACCCCGAGCCGGTCCCGGTGGACGAGCTGATCGCCGAGGCGATGGACCGCTGCCGCCAGCAGGCCGCGGCCAAGCAGATCCACATCGCGGCCGGCGGTATCGCCGGCCTCTACCTCTTCGGGGACCGCGGCCAGCTCGCCGCGGCCCTCGGCAACCTGGTCGAGAACGCCGTCAACTACAGCCCGCCGCGCACCCGGGTGGCGATCGCGACCCGCCGGATAGCCAGCGCCGCCGCGATCGGGGAGGCGGACGGCGAGCTGATCGAGATCTCGGTGACCGACCAGGGCATCGGCATCTCGGAGAAGGACCGCGAGCGGATCTTCGAACGCTTCTACCGGGTGGATCCGGCCCGCAGCCGGGCCACCGGCGGTACCGGCCTGGGCCTGTCCATCGTCAAGCACGTGGCGGCCTCGCACGGCGGGACCGTCTCGGTCTGGAGCGTCGAGGGCCAGGGCTCGACTTTCACTGTCCGGCTACCCGCCGGGCAGAACCCGGCGGTCGCCGCAGGCGGCGACACGGCGGACAGCGCCACCGATCAATCCGCAACCCCAACCCCCCTTCCTGCCCCGGAGGCCCGATCGTGA